One Helicoverpa zea isolate HzStark_Cry1AcR chromosome 11, ilHelZeax1.1, whole genome shotgun sequence genomic window carries:
- the LOC124634362 gene encoding cadherin-87A isoform X1, which translates to METRWSYTIIWAAVCFASGSANMLPVFTQDMNNLALSESTPVGTMVYRLQGTDPEGLPLTYSLVGTDKFSVDPVTGDVTLKKPLDREVEDTIKFLVSIEDEDPAKEQNLVQSQPVTVIVLDENDNPPMFKNSPYEVDVPEDEEVGKTILENILVEDRDSVGDSLEVGCIPSEQWPEACETFEVVALNSSAHQYTGALVLKKPLNYNERQFYQYQLYATDGTLNSSTHIEIKVVDVQNTPPVFSGSLSAALAEDAPVGTLALTVHARDADRARPRPVLLELVTNPLDFFLLDSQTGELRTAKPLDREALADPSSPLNLTVRATELVNGVPVISDLTSTLATVTITIKDVNDEPPRFNRREYFVEIPESLPVETPLPNLDMVVTDTDVGLNSVFTLRLSDEMGAFIVEPSTATGSASVTLRLNSTLDYEDPNQRKFILEVIAEELHTSPRLSSKASVTISLLDVNDNAPQFPDEPYSATVAEAAPAGTRVATVRATDRDTGRFGTEGIVYELSGNGAELFRADRRSGLITVAPCPTPGTAPCLDYETRKDYFLQYKATDDDGAGQMTVVSLQISLTDSNDNPPVFHTLVYKASIDEDAIKFEPELQVQARDIDATSDIRYSIIEPPTHPFSIDPINGKISVEAGGVTPPEDSNKILLTVLATDGVHNATCKVEIAVRDVNNHAPVFDTDRYNADISEDAPIGTEVAAVRATDLDSGMNSELKYWIQKGALDSFAIHNDTGVVTVSSKLDYDKRNTYTIQIVATDLGIPSLTGTTELTVNVINVNDKKPYFTPTIQRAEVSADAELGYTVHTLVADDPDITDNASLVFNMGDKVIRAVDKNGKEVSDEGIFGSWFTVQPNGTVIVTQKLDRSRAAVLTLPVTVTDATAATLQEADGELIITIVDVNRFAPVFSQPSYLESMAEEQPVGTVLNTYVASDRDTAVQATLIHPPSPYFTIDNVTGVVKTAQRLDYEKLHSINFTLVAYDSGVPQLSTSAGVTVLLRNVNDEDPVFVAAAYDAAVTEHSPAGTSVLTVTAVDKDEDEFGEVTYSLSGDSSEQFTIDPQTGVITVAEGASLDREVTADIWLRAIASDNAPAHIRRSTSVPVHIKIVDINDHAPIFSQNVYKSTIAENLQLNPPAAILQVLADDKDEGLNGKIAYRIVEQSEPGVFTVNPQSGIIYPSQPVTGNTSYHLTVLAQDEAGAGPHSHAARVDITVLSVNRHSPVFTQPPPEQRQLEIPENAAQSDYLITTIKAVDEDSGENGRVSYFLKVDNQNVGETPEFSLDKDTGELRTKTFLDREHKAEYQLVIAAVDNGTPAKFESLRLLTVVLVDDNDNAPMFASPLHQFSVNENLAPGVIVGTVKATDKDSGENGKVYYHVLEGNQEGAFTVDRTQGTIRANISFDREKQSDYTLTIYASNNPILEHAAAILNSVDNATDGHEPSVTVVRVKVLDDNDNEPKFQHKVYYAGIKHTALVNEPIISVIAEDPDLDENGTLVYMVAASNLYKFGDSQSSGSVVPSPFNISQDGILMTAHYMAEYNQDRFVLDIIAQEVAPPQRRATAQVYVWIIDRSSLIRMVVSRGCSTALGGVTRRLASASSALLVPGRRLPLVQADRRYDDWCEIHLHAVDPTTYQVLPVEKVLETIDSKYDELKDVYQEYGVETLIAASATSKAPDSFDPALAALIALLIVLFTGIVTFIVVCACLKHWVIPPPSLQSSKGDSLARRRILEELSTTENPLWLETKLRPYEEQELTMNVFGDQNEQPPAEPAPTDNTYATIQGSRTTERFGDYATLGNDSPTPLEAALGFQGSTFKPPSPDTPEPPPRPSGLGIL; encoded by the exons ATGGAGACGCGGTGGAGTTACACAATCATCTGGGCAGCTGTGTGTTTTGCTTCAG GGTCCGCAAACATGTTACCAGTTTTCACACAGGACATGAACAACCTAGCGCTATCAGAGAGCACGCCAGTGGGTACCATGGTCTACAGGCTGCAAGGAACTGACCCTGAAGGATTGCCG ctaACATACAGCTTGGTTGGAACAGATAAGTTTTCTGTGGACCCTGTGACTGGTGACGTCACCCTGAAGAAACCACTAGACAGAGAG GTGGAAGACACGATAAAGTTCCTAGTGTCCATAGAAGATGAGGATCCAGCGAAAGAACAGAACCTGGTGCAGTCACAACCAGTCACCGTCATCGTGCTGGATGAGAATGATAACCCAcctatgtttaaaaat AGTCCTTATGAAGTCGACGTACCTGAAGACGAAGAAGTTGGAAAGACTATACTGGAGAACATTCTTGTGGAAGACAGGGATTCTGTGGGAGACAGTCTTGAAGTCGGCTGCATACCCAGTGAACAG tggCCTGAAGCTTGTGAAACATTTGAAGTGGTAGCCCTGAACTCATCAGCTCACCAGTACACCGGAGCGCTGGTGCTGAAGAAACCACTGAATTACAATGAAAGGCAATTCTACCAGTACCAGTTGTATGCTACT GACGGCACCCTAAACTCGAGCACCCACATAGAGATCAAAGTTGTGGACGTTCAGAACACCCCGCCTGTCTTCAGCGGCTCCCTCAGTGCAGCGTTAGCTGAGGACGCCCCGGTCGGGACGCTGGCCCTCACTGTGCATGCTAGAGACGCCGACCGGGCCCGGCCTAGGCCTGTGCTGCTGGAACTAGTTACTA ATCCCCTGGACTTCTTCCTACTAGACAGTCAGACAGGTGAATTGAGAACAGCGAAGCCCTTAGACAGGGAGGCACTAGCCGACCCATCTTCACCATTAAATCTGACCGTCAGA GCAACAGAACTAGTAAACGGCGTCCCAGTAATTTCTGACCTAACTTCGACCCTTGCGACCGTTACTATCACCATCAAGGACGTGAACGACGAGCCGCCGCGCTTCAACCGTCGCGAGTACTTCGTGGAAATACCTGAGAGTCTACCGGTTGAGACTCCACTGCCAAATCTGGATATGGTGGTCACTGATACTGATGTG GGCCTCAATTCAGTATTCACGCTGCGTCTATCAGACGAAATGGGAGCGTTTATAGTAGAACCGTCCACAGCGACTGGCAGCGCTTCTGTGACTTTGAGGCTCAATTCCACCCTGGATTACGAAGATCCTAATCAGAGGAAGTTTATTTTGGAG GTAATAGCAGAAGAACTACACACATCCCCCCGACTATCCTCGAAGGCCAGCGTGACGATATCCCTGCTGGACGTGAACGACAACGCTCCGCAGTTCCCCGACGAGCCGTACTCCGCTACTGTTGCCGAAGCTGCCCCTGCTGGCACCAGGGTCGCTACTGTTAGAGCTACTGATAGAGATACTGGCAG GTTCGGCACAGAAGGCATAGTATACGAGCTATCCGGCAATGGAGCAGAACTATTCCGCGCGGACCGACGCAGCGGCCTCATCACCGTGGCGCCGTGCCCCACGCCCGGCACCGCGCCCTGCCTCGACTATGAGACGAGGAAGGATTACTTCTTGCAGTATAAG GCAACAGACGACGATGGAGCCGGACAAATGACAGTGGTCTCCCTGCAGATATCCCTGACGGACTCCAATGACAATCCCCCAGTGTTCCACACGCTAGTCTACAAGGCTTCTATTGATGAAGATGCTATCAAGTTCGAGCCGGAGTTACAG GTGCAAGCCCGTGACATAGACGCAACATCAGACATTCGCTACTCCATCATCGAACCCCCGACCCACCCGTTCTCTATCGACCCCATCAACGGCAAGATATCTGTGGAGGCTGGTGGCGTTACACCGCCTGAAGATAGTAATAAGATTTTGTTGACTGTGCTG GCGACAGATGGCGTTCACAACGCAACTTGTAAGGTTGAGATCGCAGTCCGTGATGTGAACAACCACGCTCCCGTCTTCGATACCGATAGATATAATGCTGATATCTCTGAAGACGCACCAATTG GTACGGAGGTAGCAGCAGTTCGAGCCACAGATTTAGACAGCGGCATGAACTCAGAACTCAAGTACTGGATACAGAAGGGAGCCCTCGACTCCTTCGCTATACACAACGATACCGGCGTAGTCACTGTGTCTTCCAAGCTAGACTATGACAAGAGGAACACTTATACTATACAGATTGTTGCTACTGatttag GCATACCCAGTCTAACCGGTACCACAGAACTCACAGTAAACGTAATAAACGTGAACGACAAGAAACCTTACTTCACCCCCACCATACAACGAGCAGAGGTATCGGCTGATGCAGAACTGGGGTATACCGTGCATACTCTGGTGGCTGATGACCCGGATATCACGGATAATGCGTCGTTGGTCTTCAATATGGGGGATAAAGTTATTAGGGCGGTCGATAAGAATGGGAAGGAG GTATCAGACGAAGGTATCTTCGGTTCCTGGTTCACGGTCCAGCCGAACGGCACAGTGATAGTAACACAGAAGCTAGACAGGAGCCGAGCGGCAGTGCTGACGCTGCCGGTCACAGTCACTGACGCTACTGCCGCCACGCTGCAGGAGGCCGATG GTGAACTAATAATCACAATAGTGGACGTGAACCGTTTCGCTCCAGTATTCTCCCAGCCTTCGTACCTGGAGAGCATGGCGGAGGAGCAGCCGGTGGGCACCGTGCTCAACACGTACGTCGCCTCCGACCGCGACACTGCCGTGCAGGCCACGCTCATACACCCGCCCAGCCCCTACTTCACTATCGATAATGTTACTG GTGTAGTAAAAACCGCTCAACGCCTCGACTACGAGAAACTCCACAGCATCAACTTCACTCTCGTCGCATACGACAGCGGTGTGCCGCAGCTGTCCACGTCGGCCGGCGTCACCGTGCTGCTGCGGAATGTTAACGACGAGGATCCCGTGTTTGTGGCTGCGGCTTACGATGCTGCGGTCACTGAGCATTCGCCTGCTGGTACCAGTGTGCTCACTGTCACTGCTGTTGATAAGGATGAAG ATGAATTCGGCGAAGTAACCTACAGTCTATCAGGAGATTCCTCCGAGCAGTTTACCATAGACCCTCAAACTGGAGTCATCACGGTAGCTGAAGGTGCCTCACTGGACCGTGAGGTGACAGCAGATATCTGGCTGCGAGCGATCGCCTCTGATAATGCTCCTGCGCATATTAGGAGGAGTACTAGTGTTCCT GTCCACATAAAAATCGTCGACATCAACGACCACGCGCCGATCTTCAGCCAGAACGTGTACAAGAGTACGATAGCCGAGAATCTGCAACTGAACCCCCCGGCTGCTATACTGCAGGTCCTGGCTGATGATAAGGATGAGGGGTTGAACGGGAAGATTGCTTATAGGATTGTGGAGCAGAGTGAGCCGG GAGTATTCACAGTAAACCCACAAAGCGGTATCATCTACCCCTCTCAACCCGTTACCGGCAACACGTCGTACCACCTCACCGTGCTGGCGCAGGACGAGGCCGGCGCCGGCCCGCACTCCCACGCCGCCCGGGTCGACATCACCGTGCTCAGCGTCAACCGGCACAGCCCCGTGTTCACGCAGCCGCCGCCGGAGCAGAGGCAGCTGGAGATACCTGAG AATGCGGCCCAATCAGACTACCTAATCACCACAATAAAGGCAGTTGACGAGGACAGCGGTGAAAACGGCCGCGTGTCCTACTTCCTGAAGGTGGATAACCAGAACGTTGGTGAAACACCTGAGTTCAGCCTGGATAAGGATACGGGAGAGCTCAGGACTAAGACCTTCCTGGATAGGGAGCATAAGGCTGAGTATCAG CTGGTAATAGCAGCAGTAGACAACGGCACCCCGGCCAAGTTCGAGAGCCTGCGTCTGCTAACAGTAGTACTGGTGGACGATAACGACAACGCTCCGATGTTCGCGTCACCCCTCCACCAGTTCTCTGTCAACGAGAACCTGGCACCCGGAGTTATTGTGG GTACTGTAAAAGCCACGGATAAGGATTCTGGTGAGAACGGCAAGGTGTACTACCACGTGCTAGAGGGCAACCAGGAAGGCGCCTTCACTGTTGACAGGACGCAAGGAACTATTAGAGCTAATATCAGCTTTGATAG AGAAAAGCAATCCGACTATACCCTCACAATATACGCGAGCAACAATCCGATACTAGAGCACGCGGCCGCCATACTGAACTCAGTGGACAACGCGACGGACGGACACGAGCCCAGCGTTACTGTCGTCAGGGTCAAGGTGCTGGACGACAATGATAACGAACCCAAGTTTCAGCATAAGGTTTATTATGCAG GAATAAAACACACAGCTCTGGTCAACGAGCCAATAATCTCCGTGATAGCTGAGGACCCGGATCTAGACGAGAACGGTACACTGGTGTACATGGTAGCTGCCTCTAATCTGTACAAGTTTGGTGACTCCCAGTCCAGTGGCAGTGTTGTCCCTTCGCCTTTTAATATCAGTCAGGATG GTATCCTGATGACGGCACACTACATGGCGGAGTACAATCAGGATCGGTTCGTGCTCGACATCATCGCGCAAGAAGTGGCGCCGCCGCAGCGACGGGCCACGGCTCAAGTATAT GTATGGATAATCGACCGTTCCTCGCTCATCCGCATGGTGGTATCCCGCGGCTGCAGCACAGCACTGGGCGGCGTGACGAGGAGACTAGCCTCTGCATCATCAGCACTGCTGGTGCCCGGCAGACGCCTGCCGCTAGTGCAAGCTGACAGGAGATATGACGACTG GTGTGAGATTCACCTACACGCAGTAGACCCGACCACATACCAAGTGCTACCAGTGGAGAAGGTTCTAGAAACCATAGACTCTAAGTACGATGAACTGAAAGACGTGTACCAGGAGTATGGCGTGGAGACTTTGATAGCTGCCAGTGCTACTTCTAAGG CACCAGACAGTTTCGACCCAGCACTAGCAGCTTTAATAGCTCTGCTGATCGTGCTGTTCACCGGCATCGTCACCTTCATCGTCGTCTGCGCATGTCTTAAACACTG GGTAATCCCCCCTCCCTCACTACAATCCAGCAAGGGCGACAGTTTAGCCCGTCGCCGTATTCTAGAAGAACTGTCTACTACTGAGAACCCTCTGTGGCTGGAGACCAAGCTGAGGCCTTATGAGGAACAGGAACTCACCATGAATGTCTTCGGAGACCAGAATGAACAGCCGCCGGCTGAACCTGCGCCG aCGGACAATACATATGCGACGATCCAGGGCAGCCGCACGACGGAGCGATTCGGCGACTACGCCACGCTCGGGAACGACTCGCCCACCCCCCTAGAGGCAGCACTAGGCTTCCAG
- the LOC124634362 gene encoding cadherin-87A isoform X2, giving the protein METRWSYTIIWAAVCFASGSANMLPVFTQDMNNLALSESTPVGTMVYRLQGTDPEGLPLTYSLVGTDKFSVDPVTGDVTLKKPLDREVEDTIKFLVSIEDEDPAKEQNLVQSQPVTVIVLDENDNPPMFKNSPYEVDVPEDEEVGKTILENILVEDRDSVGDSLEVGCIPSEQWPEACETFEVVALNSSAHQYTGALVLKKPLNYNERQFYQYQLYATDGTLNSSTHIEIKVVDVQNTPPVFSGSLSAALAEDAPVGTLALTVHARDADRARPRPVLLELVTNPLDFFLLDSQTGELRTAKPLDREALADPSSPLNLTVRATELVNGVPVISDLTSTLATVTITIKDVNDEPPRFNRREYFVEIPESLPVETPLPNLDMVVTDTDVGLNSVFTLRLSDEMGAFIVEPSTATGSASVTLRLNSTLDYEDPNQRKFILEVIAEELHTSPRLSSKASVTISLLDVNDNAPQFPDEPYSATVAEAAPAGTRVATVRATDRDTGRFGTEGIVYELSGNGAELFRADRRSGLITVAPCPTPGTAPCLDYETRKDYFLQYKATDDDGAGQMTVVSLQISLTDSNDNPPVFHTLVYKASIDEDAIKFEPELQVQARDIDATSDIRYSIIEPPTHPFSIDPINGKISVEAGGVTPPEDSNKILLTVLATDGVHNATCKVEIAVRDVNNHAPVFDTDRYNADISEDAPIGTEVAAVRATDLDSGMNSELKYWIQKGALDSFAIHNDTGVVTVSSKLDYDKRNTYTIQIVATDLGIPSLTGTTELTVNVINVNDKKPYFTPTIQRAEVSADAELGYTVHTLVADDPDITDNASLVFNMGDKVIRAVDKNGKEVSDEGIFGSWFTVQPNGTVIVTQKLDRSRAAVLTLPVTVTDATAATLQEADGELIITIVDVNRFAPVFSQPSYLESMAEEQPVGTVLNTYVASDRDTAVQATLIHPPSPYFTIDNVTGVVKTAQRLDYEKLHSINFTLVAYDSGVPQLSTSAGVTVLLRNVNDEDPVFVAAAYDAAVTEHSPAGTSVLTVTAVDKDEDEFGEVTYSLSGDSSEQFTIDPQTGVITVAEGASLDREVTADIWLRAIASDNAPAHIRRSTSVPVHIKIVDINDHAPIFSQNVYKSTIAENLQLNPPAAILQVLADDKDEGLNGKIAYRIVEQSEPGVFTVNPQSGIIYPSQPVTGNTSYHLTVLAQDEAGAGPHSHAARVDITVLSVNRHSPVFTQPPPEQRQLEIPENAAQSDYLITTIKAVDEDSGENGRVSYFLKVDNQNVGETPEFSLDKDTGELRTKTFLDREHKAEYQLVIAAVDNGTPAKFESLRLLTVVLVDDNDNAPMFASPLHQFSVNENLAPGVIVGTVKATDKDSGENGKVYYHVLEGNQEGAFTVDRTQGTIRANISFDREKQSDYTLTIYASNNPILEHAAAILNSVDNATDGHEPSVTVVRVKVLDDNDNEPKFQHKVYYAGIKHTALVNEPIISVIAEDPDLDENGTLVYMVAASNLYKFGDSQSSGSVVPSPFNISQDGILMTAHYMAEYNQDRFVLDIIAQEVAPPQRRATAQVYVWIIDRSSLIRMVVSRGCSTALGGVTRRLASASSALLVPGRRLPLVQADRRYDDWCEIHLHAVDPTTYQVLPVEKVLETIDSKYDELKDVYQEYGVETLIAASATSKAPDSFDPALAALIALLIVLFTGIVTFIVVCACLKHWVIPPPSLQSSKGDSLARRRILEELSTTENPLWLETKLRPYEEQELTMNVFGDQNEQPPAEPAPTDNTYATIQGSRTTERFGDYATLGNDSPTPLEAALGFQGSTFKPPSPDTPEPPPRPSGLGIL; this is encoded by the exons ATGGAGACGCGGTGGAGTTACACAATCATCTGGGCAGCTGTGTGTTTTGCTTCAG GGTCCGCAAACATGTTACCAGTTTTCACACAGGACATGAACAACCTAGCGCTATCAGAGAGCACGCCAGTGGGTACCATGGTCTACAGGCTGCAAGGAACTGACCCTGAAGGATTGCCG ctaACATACAGCTTGGTTGGAACAGATAAGTTTTCTGTGGACCCTGTGACTGGTGACGTCACCCTGAAGAAACCACTAGACAGAGAG GTGGAAGACACGATAAAGTTCCTAGTGTCCATAGAAGATGAGGATCCAGCGAAAGAACAGAACCTGGTGCAGTCACAACCAGTCACCGTCATCGTGCTGGATGAGAATGATAACCCAcctatgtttaaaaat AGTCCTTATGAAGTCGACGTACCTGAAGACGAAGAAGTTGGAAAGACTATACTGGAGAACATTCTTGTGGAAGACAGGGATTCTGTGGGAGACAGTCTTGAAGTCGGCTGCATACCCAGTGAACAG tggCCTGAAGCTTGTGAAACATTTGAAGTGGTAGCCCTGAACTCATCAGCTCACCAGTACACCGGAGCGCTGGTGCTGAAGAAACCACTGAATTACAATGAAAGGCAATTCTACCAGTACCAGTTGTATGCTACT GACGGCACCCTAAACTCGAGCACCCACATAGAGATCAAAGTTGTGGACGTTCAGAACACCCCGCCTGTCTTCAGCGGCTCCCTCAGTGCAGCGTTAGCTGAGGACGCCCCGGTCGGGACGCTGGCCCTCACTGTGCATGCTAGAGACGCCGACCGGGCCCGGCCTAGGCCTGTGCTGCTGGAACTAGTTACTA ATCCCCTGGACTTCTTCCTACTAGACAGTCAGACAGGTGAATTGAGAACAGCGAAGCCCTTAGACAGGGAGGCACTAGCCGACCCATCTTCACCATTAAATCTGACCGTCAGA GCAACAGAACTAGTAAACGGCGTCCCAGTAATTTCTGACCTAACTTCGACCCTTGCGACCGTTACTATCACCATCAAGGACGTGAACGACGAGCCGCCGCGCTTCAACCGTCGCGAGTACTTCGTGGAAATACCTGAGAGTCTACCGGTTGAGACTCCACTGCCAAATCTGGATATGGTGGTCACTGATACTGATGTG GGCCTCAATTCAGTATTCACGCTGCGTCTATCAGACGAAATGGGAGCGTTTATAGTAGAACCGTCCACAGCGACTGGCAGCGCTTCTGTGACTTTGAGGCTCAATTCCACCCTGGATTACGAAGATCCTAATCAGAGGAAGTTTATTTTGGAG GTAATAGCAGAAGAACTACACACATCCCCCCGACTATCCTCGAAGGCCAGCGTGACGATATCCCTGCTGGACGTGAACGACAACGCTCCGCAGTTCCCCGACGAGCCGTACTCCGCTACTGTTGCCGAA GCTGCCCCTGCTGGCACCAGGGTCGCTACTGTTAGAGCTACTGATAGAGATACTGGCAG GTTCGGCACAGAAGGCATAGTATACGAGCTATCCGGCAATGGAGCAGAACTATTCCGCGCGGACCGACGCAGCGGCCTCATCACCGTGGCGCCGTGCCCCACGCCCGGCACCGCGCCCTGCCTCGACTATGAGACGAGGAAGGATTACTTCTTGCAGTATAAG GCAACAGACGACGATGGAGCCGGACAAATGACAGTGGTCTCCCTGCAGATATCCCTGACGGACTCCAATGACAATCCCCCAGTGTTCCACACGCTAGTCTACAAGGCTTCTATTGATGAAGATGCTATCAAGTTCGAGCCGGAGTTACAG GTGCAAGCCCGTGACATAGACGCAACATCAGACATTCGCTACTCCATCATCGAACCCCCGACCCACCCGTTCTCTATCGACCCCATCAACGGCAAGATATCTGTGGAGGCTGGTGGCGTTACACCGCCTGAAGATAGTAATAAGATTTTGTTGACTGTGCTG GCGACAGATGGCGTTCACAACGCAACTTGTAAGGTTGAGATCGCAGTCCGTGATGTGAACAACCACGCTCCCGTCTTCGATACCGATAGATATAATGCTGATATCTCTGAAGACGCACCAATTG GTACGGAGGTAGCAGCAGTTCGAGCCACAGATTTAGACAGCGGCATGAACTCAGAACTCAAGTACTGGATACAGAAGGGAGCCCTCGACTCCTTCGCTATACACAACGATACCGGCGTAGTCACTGTGTCTTCCAAGCTAGACTATGACAAGAGGAACACTTATACTATACAGATTGTTGCTACTGatttag GCATACCCAGTCTAACCGGTACCACAGAACTCACAGTAAACGTAATAAACGTGAACGACAAGAAACCTTACTTCACCCCCACCATACAACGAGCAGAGGTATCGGCTGATGCAGAACTGGGGTATACCGTGCATACTCTGGTGGCTGATGACCCGGATATCACGGATAATGCGTCGTTGGTCTTCAATATGGGGGATAAAGTTATTAGGGCGGTCGATAAGAATGGGAAGGAG GTATCAGACGAAGGTATCTTCGGTTCCTGGTTCACGGTCCAGCCGAACGGCACAGTGATAGTAACACAGAAGCTAGACAGGAGCCGAGCGGCAGTGCTGACGCTGCCGGTCACAGTCACTGACGCTACTGCCGCCACGCTGCAGGAGGCCGATG GTGAACTAATAATCACAATAGTGGACGTGAACCGTTTCGCTCCAGTATTCTCCCAGCCTTCGTACCTGGAGAGCATGGCGGAGGAGCAGCCGGTGGGCACCGTGCTCAACACGTACGTCGCCTCCGACCGCGACACTGCCGTGCAGGCCACGCTCATACACCCGCCCAGCCCCTACTTCACTATCGATAATGTTACTG GTGTAGTAAAAACCGCTCAACGCCTCGACTACGAGAAACTCCACAGCATCAACTTCACTCTCGTCGCATACGACAGCGGTGTGCCGCAGCTGTCCACGTCGGCCGGCGTCACCGTGCTGCTGCGGAATGTTAACGACGAGGATCCCGTGTTTGTGGCTGCGGCTTACGATGCTGCGGTCACTGAGCATTCGCCTGCTGGTACCAGTGTGCTCACTGTCACTGCTGTTGATAAGGATGAAG ATGAATTCGGCGAAGTAACCTACAGTCTATCAGGAGATTCCTCCGAGCAGTTTACCATAGACCCTCAAACTGGAGTCATCACGGTAGCTGAAGGTGCCTCACTGGACCGTGAGGTGACAGCAGATATCTGGCTGCGAGCGATCGCCTCTGATAATGCTCCTGCGCATATTAGGAGGAGTACTAGTGTTCCT GTCCACATAAAAATCGTCGACATCAACGACCACGCGCCGATCTTCAGCCAGAACGTGTACAAGAGTACGATAGCCGAGAATCTGCAACTGAACCCCCCGGCTGCTATACTGCAGGTCCTGGCTGATGATAAGGATGAGGGGTTGAACGGGAAGATTGCTTATAGGATTGTGGAGCAGAGTGAGCCGG GAGTATTCACAGTAAACCCACAAAGCGGTATCATCTACCCCTCTCAACCCGTTACCGGCAACACGTCGTACCACCTCACCGTGCTGGCGCAGGACGAGGCCGGCGCCGGCCCGCACTCCCACGCCGCCCGGGTCGACATCACCGTGCTCAGCGTCAACCGGCACAGCCCCGTGTTCACGCAGCCGCCGCCGGAGCAGAGGCAGCTGGAGATACCTGAG AATGCGGCCCAATCAGACTACCTAATCACCACAATAAAGGCAGTTGACGAGGACAGCGGTGAAAACGGCCGCGTGTCCTACTTCCTGAAGGTGGATAACCAGAACGTTGGTGAAACACCTGAGTTCAGCCTGGATAAGGATACGGGAGAGCTCAGGACTAAGACCTTCCTGGATAGGGAGCATAAGGCTGAGTATCAG CTGGTAATAGCAGCAGTAGACAACGGCACCCCGGCCAAGTTCGAGAGCCTGCGTCTGCTAACAGTAGTACTGGTGGACGATAACGACAACGCTCCGATGTTCGCGTCACCCCTCCACCAGTTCTCTGTCAACGAGAACCTGGCACCCGGAGTTATTGTGG GTACTGTAAAAGCCACGGATAAGGATTCTGGTGAGAACGGCAAGGTGTACTACCACGTGCTAGAGGGCAACCAGGAAGGCGCCTTCACTGTTGACAGGACGCAAGGAACTATTAGAGCTAATATCAGCTTTGATAG AGAAAAGCAATCCGACTATACCCTCACAATATACGCGAGCAACAATCCGATACTAGAGCACGCGGCCGCCATACTGAACTCAGTGGACAACGCGACGGACGGACACGAGCCCAGCGTTACTGTCGTCAGGGTCAAGGTGCTGGACGACAATGATAACGAACCCAAGTTTCAGCATAAGGTTTATTATGCAG GAATAAAACACACAGCTCTGGTCAACGAGCCAATAATCTCCGTGATAGCTGAGGACCCGGATCTAGACGAGAACGGTACACTGGTGTACATGGTAGCTGCCTCTAATCTGTACAAGTTTGGTGACTCCCAGTCCAGTGGCAGTGTTGTCCCTTCGCCTTTTAATATCAGTCAGGATG GTATCCTGATGACGGCACACTACATGGCGGAGTACAATCAGGATCGGTTCGTGCTCGACATCATCGCGCAAGAAGTGGCGCCGCCGCAGCGACGGGCCACGGCTCAAGTATAT GTATGGATAATCGACCGTTCCTCGCTCATCCGCATGGTGGTATCCCGCGGCTGCAGCACAGCACTGGGCGGCGTGACGAGGAGACTAGCCTCTGCATCATCAGCACTGCTGGTGCCCGGCAGACGCCTGCCGCTAGTGCAAGCTGACAGGAGATATGACGACTG GTGTGAGATTCACCTACACGCAGTAGACCCGACCACATACCAAGTGCTACCAGTGGAGAAGGTTCTAGAAACCATAGACTCTAAGTACGATGAACTGAAAGACGTGTACCAGGAGTATGGCGTGGAGACTTTGATAGCTGCCAGTGCTACTTCTAAGG CACCAGACAGTTTCGACCCAGCACTAGCAGCTTTAATAGCTCTGCTGATCGTGCTGTTCACCGGCATCGTCACCTTCATCGTCGTCTGCGCATGTCTTAAACACTG GGTAATCCCCCCTCCCTCACTACAATCCAGCAAGGGCGACAGTTTAGCCCGTCGCCGTATTCTAGAAGAACTGTCTACTACTGAGAACCCTCTGTGGCTGGAGACCAAGCTGAGGCCTTATGAGGAACAGGAACTCACCATGAATGTCTTCGGAGACCAGAATGAACAGCCGCCGGCTGAACCTGCGCCG aCGGACAATACATATGCGACGATCCAGGGCAGCCGCACGACGGAGCGATTCGGCGACTACGCCACGCTCGGGAACGACTCGCCCACCCCCCTAGAGGCAGCACTAGGCTTCCAG